In Saccharicrinis fermentans DSM 9555 = JCM 21142, a genomic segment contains:
- a CDS encoding sulfatase, whose product MYRSDSTSLPKDLPNVVLIVVDDMGWTDCGFMGSEYYETPNIDQLAKESMVFTNAYAGAANCAPSRAALMSGMNSPRTGIYTVSPSDRGNVKSRKLIPIKNTEFLADSVYTMAEMFKDAGYVTGHFGKWHLGENPCTQGFDVNVGGGPSGHPKSYFAPYIYPDLPAPKGEYLTDRLTNEAITFLENNKKNPFFLYMPFYTVHTPIQGKEAIVQKYKSKASTEAHHRADYAAMVESMDYSVGRILNKIDNLKLDNTLIVFTSDNGGIFAISKQWPLRAGKGAYYEGGIRVPLTIKWKGYIEPGKTNVPVLNMDFYPTFRDIIQAKIPANKIFDGVSLKGLLLENKELEERSLFFHFPVYLQAYSKKSGVNRDPLFRTRPGTAMIRGDWKMIYYYEDEQVELFNLREDISESNNLAQQLPEIVREMKKSMDDWIVDTKAPVPSQLNSDYDEAWNRKQINKYRP is encoded by the coding sequence ATGTATAGATCTGATTCAACATCGCTACCCAAAGATTTGCCCAATGTTGTGCTAATAGTGGTGGATGATATGGGTTGGACTGATTGTGGATTTATGGGAAGTGAATACTATGAAACGCCTAATATTGATCAATTAGCCAAAGAAAGTATGGTCTTTACTAATGCGTATGCTGGAGCTGCCAATTGTGCACCTAGTCGGGCAGCATTAATGTCGGGTATGAATTCTCCACGAACAGGTATTTATACGGTTTCTCCATCTGATAGAGGTAATGTAAAAAGCAGAAAGCTGATTCCTATTAAAAACACTGAATTTTTGGCAGATAGTGTTTATACGATGGCCGAAATGTTTAAAGATGCTGGTTATGTGACGGGGCATTTTGGAAAGTGGCATTTGGGAGAAAATCCATGTACACAAGGATTTGATGTTAATGTGGGGGGAGGTCCTAGTGGTCACCCTAAAAGTTATTTTGCACCTTATATATATCCTGATTTGCCTGCTCCTAAAGGAGAGTATCTGACAGACAGACTGACCAATGAAGCAATCACCTTTTTGGAGAATAATAAGAAAAATCCCTTTTTTTTGTATATGCCATTTTATACTGTTCATACACCTATTCAGGGTAAAGAGGCGATTGTCCAAAAGTATAAATCTAAAGCTTCTACTGAAGCACATCATAGAGCTGATTATGCAGCTATGGTGGAGAGTATGGATTATAGTGTAGGTCGTATCTTAAATAAAATAGATAATTTAAAGTTAGATAATACTCTGATTGTATTTACGTCAGATAATGGAGGTATTTTTGCCATCAGTAAGCAATGGCCTTTGAGAGCAGGAAAGGGGGCTTATTATGAAGGAGGCATTCGTGTTCCTTTGACGATAAAGTGGAAGGGGTATATTGAGCCGGGAAAAACGAATGTTCCCGTTTTGAATATGGATTTTTATCCTACCTTTCGCGATATTATTCAGGCTAAGATTCCAGCCAATAAAATCTTTGATGGCGTAAGTTTAAAAGGACTCTTATTGGAAAATAAAGAGTTGGAAGAACGGTCTTTATTTTTTCATTTTCCGGTATATTTACAGGCTTACTCAAAAAAGTCAGGGGTCAATAGAGATCCTCTATTTAGAACGCGACCTGGTACTGCCATGATAAGAGGCGATTGGAAAATGATCTATTATTATGAAGATGAACAGGTTGAGCTTTTTAATTTAAGAGAGGATATAAGTGAGTCCAACAATTTAGCACAGCAGCTTCCTGAGATTGTGAGAGAAATGAAAAAATCAATGGATGACTGGATTGTAGACACAAAAGCTCCGGTACCAAGCCAGCTTAATAGTGATTACGATGAAGCATGGAACCGTAAACAAATAAATAAATACAGACCATAA
- a CDS encoding glycoside hydrolase family 2 TIM barrel-domain containing protein: MIHLFRTLTTLVVLCITIHMTGQDWKNINILQKNRLDASSIIIPASTVSEATKADAVSSSYYKLLNGQWSFKYSEGPQSRPIDFYKTDYDVQNWDLINVPGNWELQGYGMPMYLNHPFDFSPNKRPTPPVLDFIPAEKNPVGSYRRDFEVPDDWDGRDIILHFGAVKSAMYVWVNGQSVGYSQGSKTPAEFDITPYLQKGPNTLAVEVYRWSDGSFLECQDFWRISGIERDVFIYATPKTRVRDFKVNAGLSENYTNGVFSLELDIQSQQKSTGLQASFQLLDGNKEIIQSSMPLKVKNHKANVVFNHNIKNVKKWSAESPNLYRLVISLKNKDNELIETFGENVGFRSVEIKDGQLLVNGQAVLVKGVNRHEHDPVTGHYISKELMEQDIRLMKEYNINTVRTCHYPTDPYWYQLCDKYGLYVINEANIESHGLGAALQAPYDYHIADDPAWEKPHLDRIERMYKRDKNHPSVIIWSMGNEAGDGVNFVKAYKWLKSQDTRPVQFEQADNKRHTDIVCPMYATAEEMENYARQTDIYRPLIQCEYAHAMGNSVGNLQDYWNLIEKYPALQGGCIWDWVDQGILSKDKNGNDYFAFGGDLEKPGTRNDNNFCINGLVSPVREPNPHIYEVKKVYQNISVTKGHRAGQFFIKNKFFFSNLNKYNCEVSVLVDGKITHTSHFTDLNIAAQSTEAITVKLPEDSKKDVYVNFSFVLKDDDGLLKKGHEVAKEQILIANAAPKVGIHAEGKLKVKESEKGWNIKTETSSLNFDKTKGTFTNLSINGKEYIQEGPQPDFWRAPVDNDYGYGMVKKMGVWKEQDKKATVSNIEVSQEKGMLTFKVSKRMEDVFGDFISTYKINGKGIIQVDHYIHFDPNRKTVSIPRVGSQIRLNKDFNQTQWYGRGPHENYADRYTSAFMGTYQSTVDDMYYPYIRPQSNGYRMSVKWLTLNNGAHGLKIEARNQLGIQAQYYEHDDYGNEPKKQAHHQYDMKKRDYIVLNLDYGMAGIGGDTSWGATPHLIYQLLRREYSWGYTITPF; this comes from the coding sequence ATGATACATTTATTTAGAACATTAACAACTCTGGTGGTCTTATGTATTACAATACATATGACTGGTCAAGATTGGAAGAACATCAATATCTTGCAGAAGAACAGGCTCGATGCTTCATCCATTATAATACCTGCATCAACAGTGAGCGAAGCCACAAAAGCCGATGCTGTAAGTTCAAGCTATTATAAACTATTAAATGGCCAATGGTCATTTAAATATTCAGAAGGGCCTCAAAGCAGGCCTATTGATTTTTACAAGACAGATTATGATGTTCAAAACTGGGACCTAATAAATGTACCCGGCAACTGGGAATTACAAGGATATGGCATGCCCATGTACCTCAATCACCCCTTTGACTTCTCTCCCAACAAGAGACCTACTCCTCCGGTTCTTGATTTTATTCCGGCAGAAAAAAACCCGGTAGGTTCATACAGAAGAGACTTCGAGGTTCCTGACGATTGGGATGGTCGTGATATCATCTTACATTTCGGAGCGGTAAAATCAGCCATGTATGTATGGGTGAACGGACAAAGCGTAGGATATAGCCAAGGATCTAAGACCCCGGCAGAATTTGACATTACGCCATACCTTCAAAAAGGCCCAAACACATTGGCTGTAGAAGTTTATCGCTGGAGCGATGGATCCTTCTTAGAATGTCAGGATTTTTGGCGCATTAGTGGTATTGAGCGTGATGTATTTATCTATGCTACTCCTAAAACAAGGGTTCGCGATTTTAAAGTAAATGCAGGATTAAGCGAAAACTACACCAATGGTGTATTCTCTTTGGAATTAGATATACAGTCGCAACAAAAAAGCACAGGCTTACAAGCATCATTTCAATTGTTAGATGGCAACAAAGAAATCATTCAATCATCCATGCCATTAAAAGTAAAAAACCACAAAGCCAATGTAGTTTTCAACCACAACATCAAAAACGTAAAAAAATGGTCTGCTGAATCTCCCAATTTATATCGTCTTGTTATTTCATTAAAAAACAAAGACAATGAACTAATAGAGACTTTCGGAGAAAATGTAGGTTTTAGAAGTGTGGAAATAAAAGACGGCCAACTGCTGGTAAATGGTCAAGCCGTGCTTGTAAAGGGCGTTAACAGACATGAGCACGACCCTGTAACAGGCCATTACATTAGCAAAGAATTAATGGAACAGGATATTCGTTTGATGAAAGAATATAACATCAACACCGTAAGAACCTGCCATTACCCTACAGATCCATATTGGTACCAATTATGTGATAAATATGGCTTATATGTCATTAACGAAGCAAATATAGAATCACATGGTTTAGGAGCAGCCCTACAAGCGCCTTACGATTATCATATTGCAGATGATCCCGCATGGGAAAAACCACACCTGGACAGAATTGAAAGAATGTATAAAAGAGACAAAAACCATCCTTCGGTTATTATCTGGTCCATGGGTAATGAAGCAGGAGATGGTGTTAATTTTGTGAAGGCTTATAAATGGCTTAAGTCCCAAGACACCCGTCCGGTGCAATTTGAACAGGCCGACAATAAACGGCATACCGACATTGTATGCCCCATGTACGCCACTGCCGAAGAAATGGAAAATTATGCACGACAAACGGATATTTACCGCCCTCTCATTCAATGTGAATACGCACATGCCATGGGTAACAGTGTAGGAAACCTACAAGATTATTGGAATCTAATTGAGAAATACCCAGCCCTACAAGGAGGATGCATCTGGGACTGGGTTGACCAAGGTATATTAAGTAAAGATAAAAACGGCAATGACTACTTTGCATTCGGTGGTGACTTGGAGAAGCCAGGCACACGTAATGACAATAATTTTTGCATAAATGGGCTGGTTTCTCCAGTACGTGAACCCAACCCACATATCTATGAGGTGAAAAAAGTGTACCAAAACATTTCGGTAACCAAAGGACATAGAGCAGGTCAGTTTTTTATCAAAAACAAATTTTTCTTTTCAAACTTAAACAAATACAACTGTGAAGTCAGTGTTTTGGTTGATGGAAAAATAACACACACCAGCCATTTTACGGATCTTAATATTGCAGCCCAATCAACAGAGGCTATTACGGTAAAATTACCCGAGGACAGTAAAAAAGACGTATATGTCAACTTTTCCTTTGTTTTAAAGGATGATGATGGATTACTTAAAAAAGGGCATGAAGTTGCCAAAGAACAAATTTTAATAGCTAATGCCGCACCTAAGGTGGGTATACATGCCGAAGGTAAACTTAAAGTAAAGGAATCAGAAAAGGGATGGAACATCAAAACAGAAACTTCATCACTTAACTTTGACAAGACTAAAGGTACATTTACGAATCTAAGCATCAATGGGAAAGAGTATATCCAAGAAGGCCCCCAACCTGATTTCTGGCGTGCCCCGGTCGATAACGATTATGGATACGGGATGGTGAAGAAAATGGGCGTATGGAAAGAACAAGATAAAAAGGCGACAGTAAGTAATATAGAAGTAAGTCAGGAAAAAGGAATGCTAACTTTTAAAGTAAGCAAACGAATGGAAGACGTATTTGGTGATTTCATAAGCACCTACAAAATAAATGGTAAAGGGATCATTCAAGTAGACCATTACATACATTTCGACCCCAACAGAAAGACCGTTTCAATACCTCGCGTAGGATCACAGATACGATTAAATAAAGATTTTAATCAAACACAATGGTATGGCCGTGGTCCTCATGAAAACTACGCAGACCGATACACCAGTGCTTTCATGGGAACCTACCAGTCAACCGTTGACGACATGTACTACCCTTACATTCGTCCTCAGTCAAATGGTTACCGAATGAGTGTTAAATGGTTAACACTTAATAATGGAGCGCATGGTTTAAAAATAGAAGCACGAAACCAGTTAGGCATACAAGCACAATATTATGAACATGATGACTACGGTAACGAACCCAAAAAACAAGCCCATCATCAATATGATATGAAAAAACGAGATTACATTGTGCTGAACCTTGATTACGGCATGGCAGGCATAGGTGGTGATACCAGCTGGGGAGCCACTCCGCACTTGATTTATCAATTATTAAGACGAGAATATAGTTGGGGTTATACGATTACTCCCTTTTAA
- a CDS encoding hybrid sensor histidine kinase/response regulator transcription factor, with protein MKFRNLLYLHLLIFNAICAQGYNNLYFEHIDNTQGLLSDEVYSTVQDKNGFIWFGTSEGIVRYDGYEFESFKNHDHLGKLYGIVITCIHVDQDGNYYVTTNDGFYAFNKFFEPILQFAEDYFKGTKLNYVIKASDGTVYVTAQTGFFVVDPMQENVSLLRPAKNENVGVNNTKQIVEDSNGQIWISSWTNNILKLNSDKKSFTNYTLFQSKGKVGYELATNALFIDSRGYLWVGSWDKGLFVLDISGDSIHIIKTFVHENADPNSIAGDIILAIHEDSYSNIWVGTPYGLSVIQYPLSKNHKIVNPTPEDKKGSISSTIINCIINDDSNILWLGTKGGGVEKLILGRNKFEHLKIPNLFPQRRNQAVHSFVIDHKGRLLMGVLSMGFVVYDMDEKVFKHYKDIPEYKVLDEFINLNTVMDFMWDRDSLLWIGTRYNGLVLLDVKTKKVEVIRNEFKWDEYRGRKVNVLNTLPNGSVLAGTENGLNLLIKRKNNRWKSRYIDLKKETGGSAGTFSITGIVSIDNHSVLIASELYGLYKLTIDKGDIKVERWSNCEDKIVCLFKDYSGRIWIGTKGNGLKYIDLNSDIILRPNPETNIIGDVIYGINQDKYDNIWVTSNQGISKIWVQQPELSSESYFHRDGLQGNLFLPRSFYKDDNGIFYVGGYNGFNIFEPHRIKSDFIKAPVVITDVLVEGEPYDLASLKDSIIYLDHLRNDVSISFSALSYTFPEANQYAYMIEGLDKNWKFANAKMRSANYSNIPPGEYTFLLKGSNSQRVWNEDVVKLKIKVAIAPYKSWWAIGLYVIIIGMIAGLIFRQRLRIERVKQNMELEHVARVKSEKLNNYKLSFFTNISHELLTPISILSTSLFSLKETKEYDDNTVSVMERSIAGLERLIKQLLTFRKVEANSMRVSMNQQNISEIVSGCANDFELIARKKKINFSVDIEDGLAGTVDKEKCELIIRNLLSNAIKYTSDNGDIWFSLEKLGAHNIVMKVKDTGCGIPEDALPYLFDRFYRVKNKKGVQAEGIGIGLSLTKSLVDILRGSIQVESTEGMGTLFTVSLPIDGSFNEDYVHSEVDELKSLDGSTMVDTEIKIEDCNIFEGDKISVEGKTILLVEDNEEFRQSLKKVLESRYRILEAEDGKKGLLMAEKEEVDLIISDVMMPSMNGHELCQAIKGNIHTSHIPVILLTAKVGDDNKLAGYQSGANAYLEKPVNMKLLIIRIRALLTDFQNQREKTHASLNLEPENIEITPLDEEFFNRAKKLVEENMSDTEYSIKDFANELGVSNSMLYRKMKNLASCSPSEFVRNIRLKRAAQLFENRAFQISEVAYKCGFNDLSYFGVCFKKMFGVTPSQYQEGERKSTL; from the coding sequence ATGAAATTTAGAAATCTACTATATCTACATTTATTAATATTTAACGCTATATGTGCGCAGGGTTATAATAATTTATACTTTGAACATATTGATAATACGCAAGGATTATTGTCTGATGAAGTATATAGTACTGTTCAGGATAAAAATGGATTTATCTGGTTTGGTACTTCTGAAGGCATTGTCAGGTACGATGGTTATGAATTTGAATCCTTTAAAAATCACGATCATTTAGGTAAATTATATGGTATCGTAATTACTTGCATCCATGTGGATCAAGATGGTAACTATTACGTAACTACCAATGATGGTTTTTATGCTTTTAATAAATTTTTTGAACCCATTCTGCAATTTGCAGAAGATTACTTTAAAGGAACTAAACTCAATTACGTTATAAAAGCTTCTGATGGAACAGTGTATGTAACAGCACAAACGGGTTTTTTTGTTGTTGACCCGATGCAAGAAAATGTTTCTTTATTGCGACCAGCTAAAAATGAGAATGTAGGTGTTAATAATACTAAGCAAATAGTTGAAGATAGTAATGGCCAAATATGGATTAGTTCATGGACAAATAATATATTGAAGCTGAATTCTGATAAAAAATCATTTACCAATTATACGCTGTTTCAGTCAAAGGGTAAAGTAGGTTATGAATTAGCAACAAATGCCCTGTTTATTGATAGTAGGGGATATTTATGGGTTGGTAGTTGGGATAAAGGTCTTTTTGTTTTGGATATTTCCGGAGATAGCATCCATATTATTAAAACCTTTGTGCATGAAAATGCTGATCCTAATTCCATTGCAGGTGATATTATTTTGGCTATTCATGAAGATAGTTATAGTAACATATGGGTTGGAACTCCATATGGTTTATCTGTAATCCAATATCCCTTAAGTAAAAATCATAAAATTGTAAATCCTACCCCGGAGGATAAAAAGGGATCCATATCCAGTACCATTATTAATTGTATCATTAATGATGATTCTAATATACTATGGCTTGGCACTAAAGGGGGAGGTGTTGAAAAACTTATATTAGGAAGGAATAAGTTTGAGCATTTAAAAATTCCTAATTTGTTTCCGCAGAGACGAAATCAGGCCGTCCACTCTTTTGTAATTGACCATAAAGGTAGATTGCTGATGGGAGTCTTGAGTATGGGCTTTGTTGTTTACGATATGGATGAGAAAGTGTTTAAACATTATAAAGATATTCCTGAGTATAAAGTGTTGGATGAGTTCATCAATTTAAATACGGTGATGGATTTTATGTGGGACAGAGATTCTTTATTGTGGATCGGGACAAGGTATAATGGACTCGTGCTCCTGGATGTCAAAACCAAAAAAGTGGAGGTGATCCGTAATGAATTCAAATGGGATGAATACAGAGGACGTAAAGTTAATGTGTTGAATACTCTACCCAATGGCTCCGTGTTGGCAGGTACTGAAAATGGTCTGAATTTATTGATAAAAAGAAAAAATAATCGTTGGAAAAGTCGATATATCGATTTAAAAAAGGAGACAGGAGGAAGTGCAGGTACCTTTTCAATTACAGGCATTGTATCCATTGACAATCATAGTGTATTAATTGCTTCTGAATTGTATGGTTTGTATAAGCTAACCATTGATAAGGGCGATATTAAGGTTGAAAGGTGGAGTAACTGTGAAGATAAGATTGTGTGCTTGTTTAAAGACTATAGTGGCCGGATATGGATCGGAACAAAGGGGAATGGCCTGAAATATATTGATCTTAATAGTGATATTATCTTACGTCCTAATCCTGAGACTAATATTATTGGAGATGTAATTTATGGAATTAATCAGGATAAGTATGACAATATATGGGTAACTAGTAATCAAGGGATTTCTAAGATATGGGTGCAACAACCCGAATTGTCTTCAGAGAGCTATTTTCACAGAGATGGCTTACAAGGTAATTTGTTCCTACCGCGTTCCTTTTATAAGGACGATAATGGAATATTCTATGTTGGAGGATATAACGGATTTAATATTTTTGAACCGCATAGAATAAAATCTGATTTTATTAAAGCCCCTGTAGTTATCACCGATGTATTGGTGGAAGGAGAACCTTATGACTTAGCAAGTTTAAAAGATAGTATTATCTATCTCGATCACTTGCGAAATGATGTGTCTATTTCATTTTCTGCTTTAAGTTATACGTTCCCGGAAGCCAATCAGTATGCTTATATGATAGAGGGCCTGGATAAGAACTGGAAATTTGCCAACGCTAAAATGCGTAGTGCCAATTATAGTAATATTCCCCCTGGTGAATACACATTTCTCTTGAAAGGTTCTAATAGTCAGAGGGTATGGAACGAGGATGTTGTTAAGCTGAAAATAAAGGTGGCTATAGCTCCTTATAAATCCTGGTGGGCCATTGGTTTGTATGTTATTATTATTGGAATGATTGCAGGATTGATTTTTAGACAAAGACTTCGAATTGAACGTGTAAAGCAAAATATGGAATTGGAGCATGTGGCAAGGGTTAAATCAGAGAAATTGAATAATTATAAATTAAGTTTTTTTACCAATATATCACATGAATTACTAACACCTATTTCAATATTGTCTACTTCTCTGTTTAGTTTAAAGGAAACGAAAGAATATGATGATAATACTGTCTCTGTTATGGAGCGAAGTATTGCCGGACTGGAAAGACTAATTAAACAGCTGCTTACCTTTAGAAAGGTAGAGGCCAATAGTATGCGTGTAAGTATGAATCAGCAGAATATTAGTGAGATTGTATCTGGCTGTGCGAATGATTTTGAGCTTATAGCCCGAAAAAAGAAGATCAATTTTTCTGTAGATATTGAAGATGGCTTAGCAGGTACGGTGGATAAAGAAAAGTGTGAATTAATTATTCGTAATTTATTGTCAAATGCGATAAAATATACTTCTGACAATGGAGATATATGGTTCTCACTGGAAAAATTAGGTGCACACAATATTGTTATGAAGGTGAAAGATACTGGTTGTGGTATACCTGAGGATGCATTGCCGTACTTGTTTGATCGTTTTTACAGAGTAAAAAATAAAAAGGGTGTTCAGGCCGAAGGTATTGGTATCGGTCTGAGTCTGACTAAGAGTCTGGTGGATATCTTGCGAGGTAGTATTCAAGTTGAAAGTACAGAGGGAATGGGTACTCTTTTTACAGTTTCTTTGCCCATCGACGGAAGTTTTAATGAAGATTATGTGCATAGTGAGGTGGATGAGTTAAAGAGCTTGGATGGGAGTACGATGGTGGATACAGAAATTAAAATAGAGGACTGCAATATCTTTGAGGGTGATAAAATTTCAGTAGAAGGAAAAACGATTTTATTGGTCGAAGATAACGAAGAGTTTAGGCAGTCATTGAAAAAAGTACTGGAATCACGGTATCGGATATTAGAAGCCGAGGATGGAAAAAAAGGTTTGCTCATGGCCGAAAAAGAAGAGGTGGATTTAATTATATCGGATGTTATGATGCCTTCTATGAATGGACATGAATTATGTCAGGCCATAAAAGGTAATATTCATACCAGTCATATACCGGTTATTTTATTGACTGCTAAAGTTGGTGATGATAATAAGTTAGCTGGATATCAGTCTGGTGCGAACGCTTATCTTGAAAAACCTGTGAATATGAAGCTCTTGATAATTCGTATTCGTGCTTTATTGACAGATTTTCAGAACCAACGTGAAAAAACACATGCCAGCCTTAATCTTGAACCTGAAAATATAGAGATCACTCCCTTGGATGAGGAATTTTTTAACAGGGCAAAGAAACTAGTGGAGGAGAACATGTCTGATACAGAATATTCTATTAAAGATTTTGCCAATGAATTAGGGGTTAGTAACTCCATGCTTTACCGAAAAATGAAAAATTTGGCAAGCTGCTCACCCAGTGAGTTTGTGCGTAATATTCGTTTGAAACGTGCTGCACAGTTGTTTGAAAATAGAGCCTTTCAAATTTCAGAGGTGGCCTATAAATGCGGTTTCAACGATCTTAGCTATTTTGGAGTTTGTTTTAAAAAGATGTTTGGCGTAACGCCATCTCAATACCAAGAGGGTGAACGGAAAAGCACTTTGTAA
- a CDS encoding arylsulfatase, which translates to MRIKKNMVHGVIGLLFLGLYSCNSSQSKEKAVVENEKSKPNIIYILADDMGYGDLSCYGQEKFKTPNLDKMAAQGLKFTQHYSGSTVCAPSRSSLLTGEHTGHTPVRGNLEVKPEGQHPIPASAVTIAEVLKEANYVTGAFGKWGLGFPGSEGDPNMQGFDEFYGYNCQRMAHRYYPPYLWHNQEKVAMEGNDWKTTQTYAQDEIQKATLDFIEANKDTSFFAYVPLVLPHAELISPDDTIWKKLENAFDETPYEAAEGGDYGESLKIWKYASQKKPKAAFASMIVRSDAYVGQIIDKLEKLGIADNTIVMFSSDNGPHQEGGADPDFFKSNGPFKGYKRDLYEGGIRAPFIAYWPGHIKPGVSDHVSAFWDVMPTFAELVGISLNTQTDGISFLPELMGRSDQQQKHPYLYWEFHEKGGRQAVRMGDWKGVVYHVANPAETTFELFDLSKDPSESNDVADENPEVVAKIKDILKSARTESDTFKFKGSTLSGH; encoded by the coding sequence ATGAGAATAAAAAAAAACATGGTGCATGGAGTTATAGGCCTTTTATTTCTGGGTTTATATTCCTGTAATTCTTCTCAGTCTAAAGAAAAGGCTGTGGTAGAAAATGAAAAAAGTAAACCTAATATTATCTATATTTTAGCAGATGATATGGGATATGGTGATTTAAGTTGTTATGGACAGGAGAAGTTTAAAACCCCCAATCTGGATAAGATGGCGGCACAGGGCTTGAAGTTTACACAACATTATAGCGGGTCTACAGTGTGTGCTCCCTCTCGTTCATCATTATTAACAGGTGAGCATACAGGCCATACTCCGGTGCGTGGGAACCTGGAAGTGAAACCTGAAGGTCAGCATCCAATACCTGCTTCAGCAGTAACCATTGCTGAGGTATTGAAGGAAGCCAACTATGTAACGGGTGCTTTTGGTAAATGGGGTTTAGGTTTTCCTGGATCAGAAGGAGATCCTAATATGCAAGGTTTTGATGAGTTTTATGGATATAACTGCCAGAGAATGGCGCACAGATATTATCCTCCTTACTTGTGGCATAATCAAGAGAAAGTAGCTATGGAAGGTAATGATTGGAAAACGACACAGACTTATGCCCAGGATGAAATTCAAAAGGCCACATTAGATTTTATCGAAGCCAATAAGGATACTTCATTCTTTGCCTATGTGCCTTTGGTATTGCCCCATGCAGAATTGATTTCACCCGATGATACAATTTGGAAAAAATTGGAAAATGCTTTTGACGAAACTCCTTACGAGGCAGCAGAAGGCGGTGACTATGGCGAAAGTTTGAAAATATGGAAGTATGCCTCACAGAAAAAACCTAAAGCGGCTTTTGCTTCTATGATTGTAAGGTCTGATGCTTATGTGGGACAAATTATTGATAAACTTGAAAAACTTGGAATCGCTGATAATACGATTGTTATGTTTTCAAGCGATAATGGTCCTCATCAAGAAGGAGGAGCTGATCCGGATTTCTTTAAAAGTAATGGTCCCTTTAAAGGTTATAAGCGAGATTTGTATGAGGGTGGTATTCGTGCGCCTTTTATTGCCTACTGGCCAGGACATATTAAACCAGGTGTGAGTGACCATGTCTCGGCTTTCTGGGATGTGATGCCCACATTTGCTGAATTGGTCGGGATTTCGTTAAATACACAAACGGATGGTATTTCTTTTTTACCTGAATTAATGGGACGAAGTGATCAACAACAAAAACATCCTTATTTGTATTGGGAGTTTCATGAAAAGGGTGGAAGACAGGCCGTTAGAATGGGTGATTGGAAAGGGGTAGTTTACCATGTAGCTAATCCTGCTGAAACTACTTTTGAGCTGTTCGATTTGAGTAAAGATCCTTCTGAAAGCAACGATGTTGCAGATGAAAATCCTGAGGTAGTGGCCAAAATAAAAGATATTTTGAAGAGTGCTAGAACGGAATCTGATACATTTAAGTTTAAAGGGAGTACTTTAAGTGGACATTAA